The DNA window CCATTTTCGAAGCTGAGAAAAGTGGCAAAGAAGAAGTGGAAACATATTATCTACAGAAGTATGATGTCGAACCTGAACAAGACGAGAACCAAGAGATGACCTCCTCAGCCAAGACAGGCTCCATCAATCCATCAAACGTGGAAATCACCGAGGGCACTGAAATTGAACAAGCCAACAAAGAAGCAACAGAGGCTCTAACAGAAGAAACCAGTAACATGAAGCTCTCTGAATGAACTACTAGTCGTTAAAGCCACACCAGACAAACTTAAACCCCGCCCCATCACCTTCCACCGTCACTTTCGATACTACTATACAAATAAAGTGACAAAGACCTATTTTATATACTGCATAGATAAATAACAACACCCATAATAGGTAGCAACCATCCAAACCCGGAAACACCCCGTTCAAAGGTGCCTTTGGTCGTTAGCTGTCATTCCAATCGCCTGCCAACCAAACGTGGATAATGATCTTTGAACCAAATCTGGCTCGAGCGGTTTGCACTGTGCTCAAACAATTAATTAGgctgaaaaatttttgtcAAGAAAAGCTTGAAACTGTATTAGTAGAAATGCAAGTAGTTTGAAGAACACAGCAGAAGGCTAGGTCTTATAAAAGCGCAATTATTAGTACTTGAGCACTAACGATGTCAGATCTTGCAGCGGAACTAGGTTTTGATCCAagtttaaagaaaaagaagataaagaAACCAGTTCCGGAGGAGGCTGTTGCTGCAGGTAATGATGGAGATGACTTATTTGCTGgtttaaagaagaagaagaagaagtctAAGGATGTATCGAAAGATAATGAAGAGGGATTAGATGTAGTTGATGAGGTTTCTGAGGTTTTAGGGGAACtgaagctgaagaagaagaagaagaagaccaAGGACGTTTTTCTGGATGATTTTGACAAGGAGTTAGAGAAGGCAGGTGTTACTGTTGAAGATTCTATCAGTCAGGAGAAGATGCAGCCTGTAGTGGATGATTCTGTTATTCAAAGAGACATTGGTTTACCATACTACGATTTACTTTCCAGgtttttcaagattttgAGGGCCAACAATCCTGAGTTAGCCGGCGATAGGTCGGGTCCCAAGTTTAGGATTCCACCTCCAGTTTGTCAAAGAGATGGTAAGAAAACTATATTTGCTAATATTCAAGAAATCAGTGAGAAGCTACAGAGATCACCTGAGCATTTAATTCAATATTTATTTGCAGAATTGGGTACCTCCGGTTCGGTTGATGGTCAGAGGAGATTGGTGATCAAGGGTAAATTCCAATCTAAACAGATGGAGAATGTTTTAAGAAGGTATATTATGGAGTATGTGACTTGTAAGACTTGTAAGAGCATCAACACTGAGTTGAAAAAGGAGCAATCCAACAGATTATTCTTTTTGGTCTGCAAAAGTTGTGGTTCCACCAGATCCGTCTCATCCATCAAAACCGGTTTCCAAGCTACCgtcaaaagaaaaagagtTTAGAGCTCTTCCACGGGTCATAAAACTTATATCAAGCAATATAGATATAGGGTACATGGGTATAGCTATTGTTGCTACTTGCAAAAGAATCGTTGGTATTATCCGCAACGTTATAATCCGACGACACTGTATGGTAAATTTGGtatattttctattatGACAGCTCTAATATCTCGTAATATTCCCCTCAGTAGTTGGGGGGTTGGTCTGCCTATAAGTCTCTAAaactatattttatattgtCACGTTGTGTACTACATATTATAAAACACCATCTTACGAATCACTATTACTGCTTACTGGTACTActtctattattattattattattattatcaaaagGTTGCATTTTCCAGTATTTTGCGCAGCGCCGGGCACCACCTTGCAATGGAAACATCTGAAACCATCCACTGCATTAGCAATAACTTGGCCTTCTCCACATCCGTATGCAAAtgttgaaagaaaagagtCATTAAAGTAAGCGATGATTCGTTTTCAAGAGTTGTCGGCAAATGTTGGAGCACTTTCGTCTTGTAAAACTGAAACTCATTATCCGACATTTCCGTCTTTTCTTCAAGTAACTTGCCAATTCTCCCCATCAAAACCTCTCGAGACTCTGCTTCCACTCTATCCCCTTCATCCAGAATACTAGCCCGTGGCTTCGCAATAGTCTTCTTCCGTTTACTTGGCAGCACTGCCGTGTCACTCTTAGTATTACCATACCTGTCCACTACTCCATCCGTCTGTGCACTACCCTTTTTCCGTACACTCCCAATGTTAGTGGAAAATAAGAAGCTGGGACAATCATTATAACCAGGTACATCTGCTTCCGTACAATTTTGGAAACTTTTAAACTCACTTTCAATTCTATACGACATCATGATACTACTCTCTGTATATTTAACTAAAAAAGCGGGAGAGTATATAATGTAAACCTCTTTGGCTATGTTAATATCTTGTGTCCTCTTTGCTTTACTGATTTCCCAGTTCTCTCTGCTATATACCTCTGTACTCCTCCTAGCTTGGAACCTCTTGGAAACCTGACCCTGCTCTTTTTAATCCAATTAAGTATCGATAATAGGGCTGccttaataatataaccaGCCTATTAACATAGATTATAATACCTATATATACGGCTGAATAAGTTTCGACACAGTAAACGTTAGTGTATCTTACTTAATCACTTGCGCTCCCGAAAAAACTGCCATTGTCTCAGatacaagaacaaaaaatacCATGCAGTGTGAAATAGAAACATGTCAGGATGTATCTAGAAGTTCTTGAAATTGTGCTAGGGTCTCGTATATATCGGGTCTTTTATGTGGGTCTATGACGAGACATCGTTGAACGATTCTCTTCAAGGATTGAGAGTAACGAGGCTCATCGGGAAATGAAAAGTTACCAGTAGAGATGGAGTGTTTGATGGGGGTACCGCAGAGTTGTTGCTCCCTTGCGAATGAGGAGATGCTGTACATTAGTGCATAGCATATGCAACCCAAGGACCATATATCACAGCGATTAGTGATCGATGTATTGGGATGTAGGTCTAGTAATTCTGGGCAGGTATAAGGTAGACAGCTATTTTCATTTAGCCATTCTTGTAAACCTAGGAGTTTTGAATTCGACGTGAGTTCTAATGGAGCCCTTACACAGGATGCCATATTGTAAATGACAGGTAGCCCCTCTGAGCTAAGCATTATGTTTTCGGGGTTTAAACCACAGTGGACATATGCGCTTGGCTCAGAATTTGTTAACGGGGGGGATAGTAGGTCCAGTTCCATTGC is part of the Eremothecium cymbalariae DBVPG#7215 chromosome 2, complete sequence genome and encodes:
- the ADD37 gene encoding Add37p (similar to Ashbya gossypii AFL144C), which translates into the protein MSYRIESEFKSFQNCTEADVPGYNDCPSFLFSTNIGSVRKKGSAQTDGVVDRYGNTKSDTAVLPSKRKKTIAKPRASILDEGDRVEAESREVLMGRIGKLLEEKTEMSDNEFQFYKTKVLQHLPTTLENESSLTLMTLFFQHLHTDVEKAKLLLMQWMVSDVSIARWCPALRKILENATF
- the SUI3 gene encoding translation initiation factor eIF2 subunit beta (similar to Ashbya gossypii AFL145W), coding for MSDLAAELGFDPSLKKKKIKKPVPEEAVAAGNDGDDLFAGLKKKKKKSKDVSKDNEEGLDVVDEVSEVLGELKLKKKKKKTKDVFLDDFDKELEKAGVTVEDSISQEKMQPVVDDSVIQRDIGLPYYDLLSRFFKILRANNPELAGDRSGPKFRIPPPVCQRDGKKTIFANIQEISEKLQRSPEHLIQYLFAELGTSGSVDGQRRLVIKGKFQSKQMENVLRRYIMEYVTCKTCKSINTELKKEQSNRLFFLVCKSCGSTRSVSSIKTGFQATVKRKRV